Part of the Triplophysa dalaica isolate WHDGS20190420 chromosome 23, ASM1584641v1, whole genome shotgun sequence genome is shown below.
aaaaatctgtatgttttttgCCAATTCGAATTgcacatttgttgtttgtatacattgatttgatgatatAGACTTTACCACCTACACCATTTTGTTAGAGTTTAAAATATAATCTGTTGTGCTAAATACaatcaaatgcttttttaaagtcGACAAAGCATGCAaatattttcccttttttgtctgtttaacCAATGGTTTAAATTTAACAATGTTTGTCAATGAGGGTGTTTAGGGTGTAGATGTGGTCAGTTGTTCTATGTTTGGAAGGAAGCCAATCTGGCATGAGCTCCGGACATTGCgttcaaaaattataattctgttatttaaaatactgcaaaataattTCCCTAAAATACTACTAACACAGATGCCTCTAAAGTTATTAGGATCTAATTTATTTCCACTCTTGTGTATTGGTGTAATAAGTCCTTTGCTGCAGATGTCAGGAAAGTGTCCTGAATGAAGTGTGTGGTTGAATAATTTCAGCACAGCCGTCTGCAGCTCAAGTGTGCTGTGTTTCAACATTTCACCCAGAATATTGTCCGGACCAcaacattttctacattttagGCTTTTAATTTTATTGCTTAATTCCTTGTGTGTAATTGGGAAGTCCAATgggttttgattatttttaatcgTGTTTTCATACATTGGTATATTTTGTTTGATCTGATTataattttcattaaattattttagtggAATTTCTTTATAcaagttttcaaaatgttttgtccagATGTCTCCGTCTTGGATTGGTAAATCGTGTGGTTTTGTTGTGATCAGATTATTCCACATGTCCCAGAACTGATTCTGGTTTATTGACTCATTTATTGATTTCATCAAAACTATTGATCAgaaagtgttgctttttcattcttattgtttctttatattctttataagtttatacatttaaagcCGTATTCAGTTCATAGTTTTGTGTTGTTCGGCTCTTTATGTTTCAGGTTTGATAATTTTCTGAGTTGTTTTCTCAAACCACTTTTCTTTTTGTGGTGTtttctttgaatattttttctttttcaaatcaGTTTTACATGCTGCTGTTTGAAATATGTGATTGATTTCATTTGTAGCCGATTAAATGTCATCTttagttgtttcaaatgttttattaataaatgtattgatgAGTTTTTTCAGTTCTTCAGAATTGAGGGCTTGAATAAATGTGTCGGTGCTGTCTGGAGCCCATCTGTATGTCTGCTGGATGTGATGCATTTTACAGGTCTGCGGTGTGTTTGGtgaacagaggtttagtctgTGTTTGGATATATATGTTAGTTTGGTTGTGGTCAGAAAGAGGAGTTTGTTGTTTGACAGTAAATGCGCTGAAGGAGGAGGGGTCCATGTCAGAGATGGCATAGTCCACTACACTAGCTCCATGACCTGAACAACACGTGAACCTCCCTAATGAGTCTCCTCTGATCCTGCCGTTCAGGATGTACAGACCTGAGGCTCGACACAACTCTAATAATTCTCTACCCgattttttgtgaaattcaagGGGTTGTGGCCAAAGACATGTTATCAGGTTCAGATCCTGTTCTTGCATTAAAATCTCCACACATCAGAACATGTCCCTGGGCCTGGAAATGGCTGATTTCTGTGTGGATGTTGTGTAGATATTCTTCATCATGGTACGGGGATTCTACAGGAGGAATATAGATGGCACAGAGATACGTGTCAGTGGCTGAAATGCCTATTTGATTGGTTAGTTTTAACCAGCAGTGATATATTCCAACTGTCATAGCAGAGATGTGTTTACTCAGATTCTCTTTGTACCAcactaatatatttattagcGCAATTATTTCATAGTAGCCTGAGGGACAGTAGGTTAGTACATTATCTCGACACCATGTTTCAGTGAGAATCATGATGTCAGTATTAGTAATATTGTTCAGAAACTCTGGGTCGTGCTTTTAGAACCAAATGTTGAAGAATGAAGACCCTGAATATTCCAACAACTTAATAAGAATTGAATGCATTAGAATGTTTAAAGATAAACCTATTTGGTATGACAGAGAGAAAACAACATGTGAAAATGTACATGGTCAATTATTTACagaattttgtaaaaaaaattgcataaaaGCAGTGTTCTGTGTTTAAGTTGTTATCTCTTTAACAGCTGGCTGCACAATGTATGAAGCATCTATTTGATCTTGCTCAGTTCATTGGCTGTTGTGGATGTGGTGGGTGGAGCTGGGGGTCTGGTTAAGGCTTCAGTATAGCTCTGTGGTCTCGGTTGTAAGGGTCTCTCTTGTTGTGGGGTGGTCTTTGGTTTATTCTTTCTTTCAGGTGCTTGATTAAAGGCAGGTGGATGTGAGTTCAGTGGCCGCAGGTAAACAGGAGTGAGGGGATCCATAGGTGGGTGGGTTTGCgagggtgagagagagtgtgtgagagagagagagagagagagagggagtgagagatagagaagctcatttgtaataaaaacattaaagctgAAATTAAACCTGAATGATGATGATATAACATAACAAACGTCTTGGCTCGCAAGAAATATGTCAGCTATCAAGAGTTTTTACCCCAAAATGGCGGCCGCACTTCCCAATAAGCACCAGTCTTGAGTCTGTCAAtgaacatatttacatatttacatttggcagacttgtaaagacttacagtgcacttattacagggacaatccccctggagcaacatggagtaaagtgtcttgctcaaggacacactggtggtggctgctgggatcgaaccagcaacctttgatttaccagttcagtggtttaacccactagaccaccatctccaatgATTTCCCACAAAGCAAAgttatatttatatcatatgaatacaaaggttaaaaaaaaaacgtgccGTTAAATTGAATCACCTTCGACGGCACGGTTATGTTGATTGTAAGGTATAAATACAGAAAGAGTGACATTATTGTCCGGTCGGTCCGATGGCGGTGGATTGAACACAATTGATTGCTGCAGTCAGTTTCAGAACTCCTCGTTTCTTCACTCTCTCTACCACGGCACAAATTCACCGACCTTCAtcttacacatgcacacactttACAAATGTACCCTAACTCGTTTTGAGTTGCAATGAACAATGTTTAATAGAGCGGAATGTAAACTACATATACTGTAACacacatgacattttttttaatcaatcaCGTTTCTTTTTGACTTGGAAAAACTGCAACAGATTCTAGAAGAacttatataaacatattaagAAAGAATAAGCTTATGATCCAATCAGTTTTACAAAATGATCTCAATGCAAATACTACACATTTAATCACATATTCTGTGCATgtatacaaatacataaaaagtatttttcttaaTAAGAGTCGAAAACTGGCCCTTTAAGTATTATTGCACATCAGTTTTAGAGGACATGTGGATCTATAAACATCACACTACAGCTGGAATAAAATACTGTAGAGAAACATCCTCATGTAGAAAGATCAGATGAAGAATCCGCTTGTGAACGATATCTGTGtcaaaggaaaaaatatttttggtttatGTATTTTGATGAAGGCAAAACATACACACGacagaataattatttttagttcaaTATTGTGTCAGGATGAATGATCAGAGAGCGTTGAGCTGTGATCCACAGGTGTGATATTGTGTTGTTCTTACTGCACATTGCTTTGCTGGGGTTGACCTGCTGTCCCGTGAGGAACTGCTGGAGTTTTCTGATGTCCACACGAACTTCAGCCATGAGATCATCCTCTCTGCTTTGACTGACTGTCTGAGAACCATCATCCCCTGAAAGAGCTCAGAGTTATgacctacacaacacaaacactacaCGGCACATGCACAACAGAGAAATCAAGTTGTGTTGTTTCAGCTGGAGTAAATCTCCTCACCCCACGGCGGGTTGCCCAGATCTTTAAAGTGTGTTGTGACAGAAGCCAGATCGGTCTCGATCTTCAAGTTCATCTCACCCTTCAGATTGGCCTCCATgacctgaaacaaacacaacactgacacactcATAACACGTTCAGCGCAAGCGCACACGCACCTGCAGTCATctgcacacaaaagaagttGATGTACAGATGATCAGGATGACGGCACAACTCTTGTCCTCGGAGCGGTGAATGTGACATTGGCGTGTACCAGGAAGTTGGAGAGATTCTTCATGCGGTCCACCACACTCTTCATCGTCTTCAGAGGCGGCAGGTATATGCTCACCTACACCAAGATGATGTTATTCAGTGAGGTTTCAGGATtagaaaagagaagaaagagcAACTATAAACAGAAACCCTCTCACATCAAAGTCGGGCATCTGAGGTTCTCTGAAGTCTTGCCACAGTCTCCTGGGAATAACATCCACTGGAATATCATGAGTGACAACACGACTGACGCTGGACAGAGACGGCTGTGAAtccacagacagacagacagtgtgTCACACGGTCAAGTAACACTCCTGCTTCATGCTGGAAATATTTCTGCTCACCAGCTCGGCCGCCAGCGTCAGACACGGGCAATTCTTCTTGGTAAGTTTCATTTTGACAGATTTGGCATTCTGGGCGGTTTTTAAGGCCCTTGAAAGATTCTCAGGCGTCACCTCCAGAAAGATCTCATTGGCGTCGGCTGACACTCCCTCCATCTGATACTCATCAAAAAAATTCACCTGAAATGCGACACAAAGATTATACACCTTCAACAGCTGTAGATTTAGATTTTGTTAAATTTCACAGTACATTATCAGCACACTCATTAAGTAAGGtcatactttatttaaaggtccaattcgcggtattaataaaccattaactacgacttttgcctcagtaaactaaTAATTGGTTGCTTATTattagttagtaaggtagttgttaggtttaggtatttgttaggattagggaagtagaatatggtcaagataaatatgtgctttataagtactaataaacagccaatgtgcaaaaaataggcatctaataatCAACTTGTTAATAGTAAGAATTGGTCCCTACACTAAAGTGATGAAAAGCCACCATGTCCGGTTGATCagttttaacactttaaaatcCCAACTTTCTGTTGTATGTATCGGACATGACTGATGAAAAGGCGGACTGTTACTTTACCTGCAGTAACTCACACCACATGCTGACTCCTCCTGTAGAGATCTTACCCGACAGCACGAAGTACACATGATCACGCGTGAGACGAAGAACACAAGACTTTGTCAGTTTAGACACTGTGTTTACCACACCTGTCACATCaagagaacaacaacaacagaagaACTAACCGTTACGCTGAACAACATCGTTATGTTAACTGTAATACACATGCGATGCGTTTAAACTCACGAGTGAAGTGATTCAAACATCCCACATCGATGATTTTCGATCGAAACTTCATTATGAGTCTTTCCTGTAAAGGTTTAACCGGACTATTCTTTGGGTTCTGTTCATTTGATACGTATtcgttttttatgtttgtgtatgattATTCCGCGGTGCGCTTGAAAACACGTCCGCCGTCTAGAAACAAACTCCTCGTGTCTTAAGTTCCGCTGTATTTAACATCACCACACGGTGGCGCTCTCTACAAAACTCTCCTTATAGATGAACTTGAAAATATcctaacatttatttgttaaataatccGACAGAATTTTCTGCTTGAACAGATAAAGAACAAAGAATATCATTGGTATCATTAGTTTTGTGGggtcaaatattatatataaacattcagAACTATTGTAACTATAATTTATTAACTGACTGACTCAATACAATCAGATCAGGTCTAAAGAAACTCTCATTAATCACGTTTTTCTCACTGACTTGAAATGAACGCTGCTGTTCTTATATAAAGTATCTCCCCCGCAGCCTGTGataatataacacacacacagactgagacgaatagagggaaagagagagagaacagggaagcagaacagagagagagagagagagacagagagactgAGCGCGCGCATAAGGACAGAATCGACATCATCGCGCTCAGTCAGAATCGCTTCTCGTGTCTCCCGCTGGCTCTGATGGAGGGATGAAGAGGAGGATTATtcatgatgaagatgatgttgAGAATCAGACTGAAATCAGACGTCTTCAGTGGGATTTACTGGCTCAATGTGTATGATTGGAAATGAAAGATGAATCTGTTGAGAGATTGAAATTGATTGAATCTTCGTCATGGATCTGAATCTTCACACACTCATGAAAGTTTTACTGCTCGGAATCTTCGGTGAGTTTATTTAAACGTTTCAATGAAGTCACTCGGCAGactcttttattcaaagtgacctATAGTTAATGaaatctttacatttaacagtgtatgtgtgagtgagtgtttcATCTTCTGAAATAGCCTTTTAAATCAAGATCAGCAGCTTTATAAAGATGAAATTCCGTATGAGAGAAGTTATTGAGtttaataaatcacaaacaCGTAAATACAATCAAATGACTTTAAACAAATTACAGTTTTACGgtgtaaagtgtttttaaagttttaaaaataaacttaaagatTCAGTCtccatttaatatatgtgaTCTGCATCAATCTCAGATCCCTTCACGTCTCTTTATGTGTTTCATGAATTACTGTCTACTGTCCATATGTTCATGAAGggtctattttttatttatttagttgtttatgAGCTTTATCTAAAGCAACACAGCATATCATTCGCTTACATGAAGAGAACATTTTACCTCATGTCTGTAACAATCAccttaatgaaaaaataaatcagagaGTCTCAATAGAGCTGTGAATGTACATGTGTAAGTGACACACCTAAAGCAACATTCATCTTCCATTGTACAGCAGACTGAacctcagagagagagagacagcgagagtgagagagacagagagagagagacagagagagagacagagagagagagagagagagatagagatagagagagagagagagagggagagagacagcgagagtgagagagacagagagagagagagagagagacagagagagagagagagagagacagagagagagagagacagagagagagagagagagagagagagacagagagagagagagacagagagagagagagagacagagagagagagagagagagagagagagagagcttgtgTGTGTCATTGACAAGGTTAAAGATTTTAGCCTCAGTGTCCTTGCAGTGAGACCACATaaaatgactgtgtgtgtgtgtgtgtgtgtttgtctgcatTTACAACATCACACACCAACACAATATTTGTGTATCATTCTTGTGCTGTGACGGAGGGTCGATGCTCTCAGATGTCTCATGAGAAAGACTAATGACTGTGATCAACACATCTTATAACTCAACTGAAGACATTAGACAGGGTTGTATAGGGTTGTGTACATCAGATATCTTTACACAATACAGTATCATGACCCTTTTAAATacttgtttagtgtttgttcaTTGTATTTCTACTGTTACTCATTCAGAAGACACATCACAGCAACAATATACATCAATGCAAGCTTTACAACAGAAGCCAAAAGTGATATACAGAacagaagtgtgtttgtgtttagaaacTGTGAGCACATCAGAGGAATCATTTATAGTTTCACACAATAATGCTGTCACTCATCTGTGAGTTTTAACTGTGATTCCTCCACTGTTTGCTGGAGGGTTTTCTTTGGTTATTGTTGAGAAGTATAGTTCTTGCAGCAGGACCCAACACTAATTTAAATTGACCGCTGAATGTGTTGGTGATGTAGTTATGAGGATTAAAAAAGCTCATCTTTGACTTATTTTCACACTTTCTCTGTTTTAGTGCTCTTATCTAACATAAACATACatccaaaataaagaaaaacatgccATCATCACTGCTTTGTttgcacacacgcacgcaaacaaTCTGATTCTTCACGTACTTAGTCATGCGTTGTGTATGTATTTTGATCTATTTATAGATATATTGTTTGACAATCCATTTCCATCGAATTCTTGGAGGATGCAGGTCAGTGCATCATGTTAGATTATACTTTGTTAGTTTAGGTTTGAGAGTGTGACGCCAcccatgtatttttgtttgtagattatattagtttatttGGGGCGTCGTATACGCTGAAGACTTCGGTTTCATTTCCATATTTCTTTTGTTAGCAAGTTTAGAGGTTAGTATaaggattgttttattttgtttctttctttaatttgtgCGGCactcttttcttgttttatccTATGTATATCTGTACATCTGTTTATGTAATTATGTGTATTTCCTCAACGCGACGAAAGTAAAAACTTTTGACTCTAATACCTCTGTTCGGTGTCCTTTTTGATCTGCACCACACCTGGTGACAGTTGTCTCACATAAATGTTACGGTATCATCCCTTTTTAACATCAGGCACGTAACATTTTtggtggcagcggtgggattttaCACGATCAGTCCTTTTGTTGGGATGATATGTGAGACATTGTTGATGGTGT
Proteins encoded:
- the hus1 gene encoding checkpoint protein HUS1 isoform X1; this translates as MKFRSKIIDVGCLNHFTRVVNTVSKLTKSCVLRLTRDHVYFVLSGKISTGGVSMWCELLQVNFFDEYQMEGVSADANEIFLEVTPENLSRALKTAQNAKSVKMKLTKKNCPCLTLAAELPSLSSVSRVVTHDIPVDVIPRRLWQDFREPQMPDFDVSIYLPPLKTMKSVVDRMKNLSNFLVMEANLKGEMNLKIETDLASVTTHFKDLGNPPWGDDGSQTVSQSREDDLMAEVRVDIRKLQQFLTGQQVNPSKAMCNIVHKRILHLIFLHEDVSLQYFIPAVV
- the hus1 gene encoding checkpoint protein HUS1 isoform X2, whose product is MWCELLQVNFFDEYQMEGVSADANEIFLEVTPENLSRALKTAQNAKSVKMKLTKKNCPCLTLAAELPSLSSVSRVVTHDIPVDVIPRRLWQDFREPQMPDFDVSIYLPPLKTMKSVVDRMKNLSNFLVMEANLKGEMNLKIETDLASVTTHFKDLGNPPWGDDGSQTVSQSREDDLMAEVRVDIRKLQQFLTGQQVNPSKAMCNIVHKRILHLIFLHEDVSLQYFIPAVV